The following proteins are encoded in a genomic region of Fusobacterium sp. SYSU M8D902:
- a CDS encoding DUF1694 domain-containing protein, producing the protein MDESLIDEKNKVSMKFLQTQGERAFYLDEFKENIALALTEDQLNSGVVYPEILERMKNSDVAYIKMKREIALKFLKPYILEAEKIDLRYTLVDSLNLLGNIGLVVVTKEAFDDNEREIVVKSIEERFEEAGLGPDYVKNFGKKICEKHYSLVEDRLPGYEKKFKKLTIFNHLFGESCPICRAEKEKNKKW; encoded by the coding sequence ATGGATGAGAGCTTAATAGATGAAAAAAATAAGGTTAGTATGAAATTTTTACAAACTCAAGGTGAAAGAGCTTTTTATTTAGATGAATTTAAGGAGAATATAGCTTTAGCATTAACTGAAGATCAGTTGAACTCTGGAGTTGTATATCCTGAAATATTAGAGAGAATGAAAAATAGTGATGTAGCCTATATAAAGATGAAAAGAGAGATAGCTTTAAAATTTCTTAAACCATATATTTTAGAAGCTGAAAAAATAGATTTACGATATACCTTAGTAGATAGCTTAAATTTATTGGGTAATATAGGGTTGGTAGTTGTTACGAAAGAAGCTTTTGATGACAATGAGAGAGAGATAGTAGTAAAGAGTATAGAGGAGAGATTTGAGGAAGCTGGATTGGGTCCAGACTATGTAAAAAATTTTGGGAAAAAAATCTGTGAAAAGCACTACTCTCTAGTAGAAGATAGATTACCTGGCTATGAGAAGAAGTTTAAAAAACTGACAATATTTAATCATTTGTTTGGAGAAAGTTGTCCTATATGCAGGGCAGAAAAGGAGAAAAATAAAAAATGGTAG
- the murA gene encoding UDP-N-acetylglucosamine 1-carboxyvinyltransferase, which translates to MVEAFKVIGGKNIGGVLKVEGSKNAALPIMIATLVEKGTYVLKNVPNLMDIRTLVKLLESLGLQIERLDENTYKIENNGLTNLVAGYELVKKMRASFLVMGPMLAHSKKAKVSLPGGCAIGARPVDLHLKGFEALGTKITIDHGYVEAETEELKGAKIVLDFPSVGATENIIMAAVKANGTTVLENAAREPEIEDLCNFFNEMGAKITGIGTGTLVIEGVEKLNPCEYTIIPDRIVAGTFVIASIIFDGKIEVEGVRREHLEAFLMKLEEMGVKYEIEGERLRVLSKLEDLQGAKVTTMPYPGFPTDLQSPIMTLMCLAKGSSELKETIFENRFMHVPELNRMGAKIDINGNIATIKGIDNFSSAEVMASDLRAGASLILAALKAEGESVVNRIYHVDRGYENLELRLKNIGANIERIKAEI; encoded by the coding sequence ATGGTAGAAGCTTTTAAAGTAATCGGTGGAAAAAATATAGGTGGAGTATTAAAGGTAGAGGGATCAAAAAATGCCGCACTTCCAATAATGATAGCTACTTTGGTGGAGAAAGGTACATATGTACTAAAGAATGTTCCTAATCTAATGGATATAAGAACATTGGTAAAATTATTGGAAAGTTTAGGTTTACAGATAGAGAGATTGGATGAAAATACATATAAGATAGAGAATAATGGATTGACTAATTTGGTGGCTGGATATGAACTTGTAAAGAAGATGAGAGCTTCTTTTTTAGTTATGGGACCAATGTTAGCCCACAGTAAAAAAGCAAAAGTTTCTCTTCCAGGTGGGTGTGCTATTGGTGCTAGACCAGTGGATTTACATCTAAAAGGATTTGAAGCTTTAGGAACAAAGATAACAATAGATCATGGTTATGTTGAGGCTGAAACTGAGGAGTTAAAGGGAGCTAAAATCGTTTTAGATTTTCCTAGTGTTGGAGCTACTGAAAATATAATTATGGCAGCAGTAAAAGCCAATGGAACAACTGTGTTAGAAAATGCAGCTAGAGAGCCAGAGATTGAGGATCTATGTAACTTCTTTAATGAGATGGGAGCAAAAATAACAGGGATAGGAACAGGAACTCTAGTAATTGAGGGAGTTGAAAAATTAAATCCTTGTGAATATACAATAATACCAGATAGAATTGTGGCTGGAACTTTTGTAATAGCTTCTATAATTTTTGATGGAAAAATAGAGGTAGAGGGAGTTAGAAGAGAACATCTTGAAGCATTTTTAATGAAGCTTGAAGAGATGGGAGTGAAGTATGAGATAGAGGGAGAGAGATTGAGAGTTCTATCTAAATTGGAAGATCTACAGGGGGCTAAGGTAACTACTATGCCATATCCTGGATTCCCAACAGATTTACAATCACCAATAATGACACTTATGTGTCTTGCTAAGGGTAGCAGTGAGTTGAAAGAGACTATATTTGAAAATAGATTTATGCATGTACCTGAATTGAATAGAATGGGAGCAAAGATAGATATCAACGGAAACATAGCTACAATAAAAGGTATAGATAATTTCTCATCAGCTGAGGTAATGGCAAGTGATTTGAGAGCTGGAGCATCATTGATTCTAGCTGCTTTAAAAGCTGAGGGAGAGAGTGTTGTTAATAGAATCTACCATGTGGATAGAGGATATGAGAATTTGGAATTGAGATTAAAAAATATTGGAGCAAATATTGAGAGAATAAAAGCTGAAATATAG
- the rlmB gene encoding 23S rRNA (guanosine(2251)-2'-O)-methyltransferase RlmB: MEKIIGVNPVIEVLQNKEKTIEKLEIFKGAKDDKINKIKRLASERNIKIFYTDKKRDNSQGVVVYVSDYDYYVDFGAFLEKIAPMEKALVLILDEIQDPRNFGALIRSAEVFGVKGIIIPERNAVRINETVVKTSTGAIEYVDIVKVTNISDAISKLKKLDYWVYGAEGEGSKDYSQEKYPSRTALVLGSEGNGIRKKVKESCDVLIKIPMYGKINSLNVSVAGGIILSEIVKSM; this comes from the coding sequence ATGGAGAAGATAATCGGAGTAAATCCTGTAATAGAAGTATTACAAAATAAAGAGAAAACGATAGAAAAGTTAGAAATTTTTAAGGGAGCTAAAGATGATAAGATAAATAAGATAAAAAGATTGGCTTCTGAAAGAAATATAAAGATTTTCTATACAGATAAGAAAAGAGATAACTCACAAGGTGTAGTAGTATATGTAAGTGATTATGATTACTATGTGGATTTTGGAGCTTTTTTAGAGAAGATAGCTCCAATGGAGAAAGCTCTAGTGCTTATCTTAGATGAGATACAAGATCCAAGAAACTTTGGTGCATTGATAAGAAGTGCTGAGGTATTCGGGGTAAAAGGTATAATTATTCCAGAGAGAAATGCTGTTAGAATAAATGAGACAGTTGTAAAAACATCAACAGGTGCTATTGAGTATGTGGATATAGTTAAGGTAACAAATATCTCTGATGCTATCAGTAAGTTGAAAAAATTGGATTACTGGGTATATGGAGCAGAGGGAGAGGGAAGCAAGGATTATTCACAAGAGAAATATCCAAGTAGAACTGCTCTAGTATTAGGAAGTGAAGGAAACGGAATTAGAAAGAAAGTAAAAGAGAGTTGCGATGTACTTATAAAGATACCTATGTATGGTAAGATAAACTCTTTAAATGTGTCAGTAGCTGGAGGAATAATTCTTTCTGAGATAGTAAAATCAATGTAA
- a CDS encoding sigma-70 family RNA polymerase sigma factor, whose protein sequence is MNGELVTDELIIRAQGGDEEALDLILTEYKKLIFLNVKNYFMVGADQDDLLQEGTIGLLKAIKSYDKDRASFKTFATLCIRRQILTAVRSSTAQKNILLNEASGNNLETEDGHEDYSQELYSDLKYNPETLFLSKEKIMEFQDFVENNFSPFEKEVFNYMVKGFSYKEIATELSKTPKVIDNSFQRIKRKSELWLKTY, encoded by the coding sequence ATGAATGGAGAGTTAGTAACTGATGAATTAATAATACGTGCTCAAGGTGGAGATGAGGAAGCTCTGGACTTGATACTTACCGAGTATAAAAAGTTGATATTTTTAAATGTGAAAAACTATTTTATGGTTGGTGCAGATCAAGATGACCTATTGCAAGAGGGAACTATTGGATTATTAAAAGCTATAAAAAGCTATGATAAAGATAGGGCTTCCTTTAAAACTTTTGCTACTTTATGCATAAGAAGACAGATATTGACCGCTGTAAGAAGTTCTACAGCTCAAAAAAATATTCTGTTGAATGAGGCTAGTGGAAATAATCTTGAAACTGAAGATGGACATGAGGATTACTCTCAAGAACTGTATTCAGATCTAAAATATAATCCTGAGACACTCTTTTTATCTAAAGAGAAGATAATGGAATTTCAAGATTTTGTTGAAAATAATTTTAGTCCTTTTGAAAAAGAGGTATTTAATTATATGGTAAAGGGTTTTTCTTATAAGGAGATTGCAACTGAGCTATCCAAAACACCAAAAGTTATAGATAATAGTTTTCAGAGGATAAAGAGAAAAAGTGAATTGTGGTTAAAAACTTATTGA